A genome region from Schistocerca nitens isolate TAMUIC-IGC-003100 chromosome 4, iqSchNite1.1, whole genome shotgun sequence includes the following:
- the LOC126253016 gene encoding uncharacterized protein LOC126253016 — translation MTLRAASERFNIHRNTLWNKTKEIKRSTTSNSETVKPKRQHGGQPIFTKEEEDTFVAHSIAMASYGFPMTLLDLRCVIKSYLDRTGSKVPVFGNGNFPGREWAMSFMKRHKYVLSEHVAKKYHICKSCD, via the exons atgacCCTGCGAGCAGCATCTGAAAG GTTCAATATTCATCGAAACACATTGTGGAACAAAACCAAAGAGATAAAACGTTCGACCACCTCAAACTCAGAGACAGTCAAACCTAAAAGACAGCATGGGGGTCAACCTATTTTTACAAAAGAAGAAGAGGATACATTCGTTGCTCATTCCATTGCAATGGCATCTTATGGTTTCCCAATGACATTACTTGATTTGCGCTGTGTCATCAAATCATATCTAGATCGAACCGGAAGTAAAGTTCCCGTGTTTGGAaatggaaactttcctgggagagAGTGGGCCATGTCATTTATGAAGCGGCATAAGTATGTTCTCTCCGAACATGTCGCCAAAAAATATCACATATGCAAGAGCTGCGACTGA